The following are encoded together in the Proteiniphilum saccharofermentans genome:
- a CDS encoding IS3 family transposase, producing MIYQFIKDYNSREWTIGMMCRVLSVSRSSYYRWIKNPINKREQKHMELSREIKDAYFDAKGRNGSPRLAKDLQASGVNVSRTTVARHMRNMGLRSKLSKKFRVTTDASHNYNVAPNLLNREFNQKEPMRACVSDITYICCKDGFLYLTCVIDLFDRKLIGWSISDNLTASGTVIPAIRMANRNRPFKEGMIFHSDRGIQYACKQTVNLLQYHRVEQSMSGKGNCWDNAVAESFFKSFKTELIYGTKLKTKEQMCLDVFEYIESWYNHKRRFSALGNLTIDEFWKQYNIKKQLIKNVA from the coding sequence TTGATTTATCAATTTATAAAGGATTACAACTCGAGGGAGTGGACGATTGGGATGATGTGCAGAGTATTGAGTGTATCTCGCAGCAGTTATTACCGTTGGATTAAGAACCCTATAAATAAACGAGAACAAAAGCATATGGAACTTAGCCGAGAGATTAAAGATGCATACTTCGATGCCAAGGGGCGCAACGGCAGTCCCAGGTTGGCTAAAGATTTGCAAGCATCCGGAGTCAATGTTTCCAGAACAACTGTTGCCCGTCATATGAGAAATATGGGATTGCGCAGCAAGCTTTCTAAGAAGTTTAGGGTAACCACTGATGCATCCCACAATTACAATGTAGCGCCTAATTTGCTTAACCGTGAGTTCAATCAAAAAGAACCAATGAGGGCTTGTGTGTCCGACATTACTTACATCTGCTGTAAGGATGGATTCCTTTACCTTACGTGCGTGATTGATCTTTTTGATCGAAAACTCATTGGGTGGTCTATCAGCGATAATTTGACTGCTTCCGGCACTGTCATACCGGCTATCAGGATGGCCAACCGAAACAGACCGTTTAAAGAAGGGATGATCTTTCACTCTGACAGGGGCATTCAATATGCCTGCAAACAGACCGTTAATTTGTTGCAGTACCATAGGGTAGAGCAAAGCATGAGCGGGAAAGGCAACTGTTGGGATAATGCGGTGGCTGAAAGTTTCTTTAAATCTTTCAAAACCGAGTTGATTTATGGTACCAAGCTTAAAACAAAAGAGCAGATGTGCTTGGATGTATTTGAATATATTGAATCCTGGTATAATCATAAAAGAAGATTCTCAGCATTGGGTAATTTGACTATTGATGAATTTTGGAAACAGTACAATATTAAAAAACAATTAATTAAAAATGTTGCTTAA
- a CDS encoding alginate export family protein, whose amino-acid sequence MQKFIAIALLAIFVFPLQMNAQEEEKGGEFSIDINLRPRFEYRNGYSYPRLETDKPSAFISNRARIGANFDNGFLSARIAAQDISVWGQKRQNDNDGARTTMHEAWAQMRHDGFFAKIGRQSLSYDDGRILSESSWTPTGIWHDAVKLGYENPMNTIHLALAYNQSREKTNEGTFYEPVGQPYQNMQMAWYQYRNPTGFTASALFVNLGFETGDPATGNEPANSKKVYMQTMGTNIGYKNNIWNVMGTFYYQTGTNSNDEKVNAYMLALRGRYAFKPQLFLYGGTEFHPGQDPDSEKVTRMDLLYRSNHSFMGSMDYFRGYDYYGVWDKYIGLNWNPWKKLGLDLRYHHFSSQQPIDVDGTNKKVLGSEIDFTFTYPIRKHIMLEGGYSFMLATDAMPIAKDRPGNPDSWQDWAYVSLTINPTIFKSRF is encoded by the coding sequence ATGCAAAAATTCATTGCTATCGCACTTCTGGCAATATTTGTTTTTCCTCTTCAAATGAACGCACAAGAGGAAGAGAAAGGAGGTGAATTCTCTATCGACATCAATCTCCGACCCAGATTCGAATACCGTAACGGATATTCCTATCCCCGTCTGGAAACCGATAAACCATCGGCATTTATCTCCAATCGTGCACGTATAGGAGCCAACTTCGACAATGGATTTCTCTCCGCCCGGATAGCTGCCCAAGATATCTCCGTCTGGGGACAGAAGCGTCAAAACGATAATGACGGTGCACGTACCACCATGCATGAAGCATGGGCACAAATGCGACACGACGGGTTCTTTGCCAAAATAGGACGCCAGTCGCTCAGTTATGATGATGGACGTATCCTGTCGGAATCCAGCTGGACACCTACCGGCATCTGGCATGATGCAGTAAAATTGGGTTATGAGAATCCGATGAATACAATACATCTGGCATTAGCTTATAATCAGTCACGTGAAAAAACCAACGAGGGCACTTTCTATGAACCCGTAGGACAACCCTATCAGAATATGCAAATGGCCTGGTACCAATACCGGAACCCAACCGGATTTACCGCATCGGCACTCTTTGTCAATCTCGGTTTTGAAACAGGTGATCCTGCTACCGGAAACGAACCGGCAAACAGCAAGAAAGTGTACATGCAGACTATGGGTACCAATATCGGTTACAAAAACAATATCTGGAATGTCATGGGAACATTCTATTACCAGACAGGGACTAACAGTAATGACGAAAAGGTGAATGCTTATATGCTGGCCCTGAGAGGGCGCTACGCGTTCAAACCCCAGCTTTTCCTCTACGGTGGAACAGAATTTCACCCGGGACAGGATCCGGATTCTGAAAAAGTGACCAGGATGGATCTGTTATATCGCTCCAACCACTCGTTTATGGGATCCATGGACTATTTCAGGGGGTACGATTATTATGGCGTATGGGATAAATACATCGGCCTGAACTGGAATCCATGGAAGAAACTGGGCCTGGACCTGAGGTATCATCACTTCTCTTCCCAACAACCGATTGATGTGGATGGAACAAATAAGAAAGTGTTAGGCTCAGAAATAGATTTCACTTTCACCTATCCCATCCGCAAGCATATCATGCTCGAAGGAGGTTATTCCTTTATGCTCGCCACCGACGCCATGCCTATCGCAAAAGACCGCCCCGGCAATCCCGATTCGTGGCAGGATTGGGCCTATGTGAGCCTCACCATCAATCCCACTATTTTTAAAAGCCGGTTTTAA
- a CDS encoding bile acid:sodium symporter family protein, whose translation MRKYIEKYLLPIAMILGIAFHRQLSVLSPTIPYLLTMMLFITYCRVRMSDIRLTKFHYILLTIQYVGSALIYLAFRPFNETLAQAAMICMLTATATSAPVVTGMLGGSIAVTAAYAIISNLSVALIAPLFLSLVGESNDTISLAASFWHIFRSVIPILVLPFLLAIFLKKTAPRIHKKVQSAQIVSFYLWAAALTIVIGNITYYVRMQGNDHYLIEIIIGTVSLVICLLQFYFGRKIGRRFGQTVAGGQSLGQKNTVLAIWLTQTYLNPLATLGPGMYVIWQNLVNSWQIWREKRKN comes from the coding sequence ATGCGCAAATACATTGAGAAATATCTGCTTCCCATCGCAATGATTTTGGGGATTGCATTTCACAGGCAATTATCGGTACTTTCTCCCACTATCCCTTATCTCCTGACAATGATGCTCTTTATCACTTACTGCCGGGTGAGAATGAGCGATATCAGGCTCACCAAATTCCACTACATTCTTCTGACCATCCAATATGTGGGGAGTGCGCTTATCTATCTCGCGTTTCGTCCGTTTAACGAGACCCTCGCGCAGGCAGCCATGATTTGTATGCTGACAGCCACAGCAACCTCAGCACCGGTTGTGACCGGAATGTTGGGGGGCAGTATTGCGGTGACAGCCGCATATGCCATTATTAGCAATCTATCGGTAGCCCTTATAGCTCCACTATTTCTCTCTCTTGTAGGAGAAAGTAATGATACTATCTCATTGGCAGCCTCCTTCTGGCATATCTTCCGTAGTGTTATCCCTATCCTGGTATTGCCCTTCCTACTGGCAATATTCCTAAAAAAAACGGCACCCCGGATACACAAGAAAGTACAATCGGCACAGATAGTCTCTTTCTACCTCTGGGCAGCGGCACTTACCATTGTGATCGGCAACATCACCTATTACGTACGCATGCAAGGTAATGACCATTACCTTATTGAGATTATTATCGGCACCGTTTCACTGGTGATCTGCCTTCTACAGTTTTATTTTGGAAGAAAAATCGGCCGTCGTTTCGGACAAACCGTAGCCGGAGGCCAAAGTCTGGGACAGAAAAACACTGTACTTGCCATCTGGCTCACCCAGACTTACCTGAACCCGCTCGCCACACTCGGCCCGGGAATGTATGTAATATGGCAAAACCTGGTTAATTCCTGGCAGATATGGAGGGAGAAACGGAAAAATTAA
- a CDS encoding alpha/beta hydrolase produces the protein MINKLLLLSGLLFLTLTLFGQTIHKETRLYAEKAGEELKMDIYKIESESQQPQPCLLFVFGGGFKAGTRDAELYHPYFNYFAKKGFTVVSIDYRLGMKNQKAPGVFNNKPIRNAIAIAVEDLYSATNYLLENAEALSIDPSLIIISGSSAGAITVLQADYENRDNRPSADVLPDDFNYAGVISFAGAIFSTEGTPSYTQPPAPTLFFHGSADNLVPYDKTRFFKMGMFGSKPLAKKFRSERYPYMFYSMEDIGHEVSEYPIQEFLPEIEQFINDWVFNGKQWMIDINLKDMLRKSDTSTTPGNYYN, from the coding sequence ATGATTAATAAACTACTTCTTCTTAGTGGCCTCCTTTTCCTGACACTGACCCTCTTCGGCCAGACTATACATAAAGAAACACGCCTCTATGCCGAGAAGGCAGGTGAAGAACTGAAGATGGATATTTATAAAATTGAATCTGAGTCGCAGCAACCACAGCCATGCCTTCTTTTTGTTTTTGGTGGTGGTTTCAAAGCCGGTACACGGGATGCGGAACTCTATCACCCCTACTTCAACTATTTCGCCAAAAAGGGATTCACCGTCGTTTCGATCGACTACCGCTTAGGGATGAAAAACCAGAAAGCACCTGGCGTATTCAACAATAAACCTATCCGGAATGCTATCGCAATCGCGGTAGAAGACCTCTATTCAGCCACTAATTATTTGCTGGAGAATGCCGAAGCACTATCTATCGACCCGTCACTCATCATCATTAGCGGATCGAGTGCAGGAGCTATTACCGTATTGCAGGCAGATTACGAAAACAGGGATAACCGTCCCTCGGCAGATGTGCTGCCGGACGATTTCAATTACGCAGGTGTAATCTCATTCGCCGGTGCTATTTTTAGTACCGAAGGCACGCCCTCATACACACAACCTCCCGCTCCTACCCTCTTCTTCCACGGCAGTGCGGATAATCTCGTACCATATGACAAGACCCGTTTTTTCAAAATGGGTATGTTCGGTTCGAAACCATTGGCAAAAAAATTCAGGAGTGAACGATATCCCTATATGTTTTACAGTATGGAAGATATAGGACATGAAGTTTCGGAATATCCCATACAGGAATTCCTTCCGGAGATCGAACAATTCATTAACGATTGGGTATTCAATGGTAAACAGTGGATGATTGATATCAATCTCAAAGATATGCTTCGGAAATCAGATACTTCTACTACTCCGGGGAACTATTATAATTAA
- the gmk gene encoding guanylate kinase, producing the protein MAKLIIFSAPSGAGKSTLIRFLLEQGLNIRFSISATSREPRGEEKDGVEYYFLTPEEFRRRIANNEFLEYEEVYKDKFYGTLKSEVDRILSEGTNVVFDVDCVGGLNIKRIYGDRALSIFVMPPSVETLRERLEKRGTDAPAVIEHRLAKAEYEMSFAPQFDVIVHNEDYDQAKEEVLRLVTDFIDNG; encoded by the coding sequence ATGGCCAAACTGATTATTTTCTCAGCTCCTTCGGGTGCCGGAAAATCAACACTAATAAGATTCTTACTGGAGCAGGGATTAAACATCCGGTTTTCAATCTCGGCAACCAGCCGCGAGCCACGTGGGGAAGAGAAGGATGGTGTTGAATATTATTTCCTTACACCGGAAGAATTCCGCAGACGCATTGCCAACAATGAATTCCTGGAATACGAAGAGGTGTATAAAGATAAATTCTACGGCACGTTAAAAAGTGAAGTAGATCGTATTCTTTCCGAAGGGACAAATGTTGTTTTTGATGTGGATTGTGTTGGTGGATTAAACATTAAAAGGATATACGGCGACCGTGCCCTAAGTATTTTTGTAATGCCACCGTCGGTTGAAACATTACGAGAGCGCCTTGAAAAACGGGGAACCGATGCTCCTGCAGTGATCGAACACCGTCTTGCCAAAGCAGAATATGAGATGAGCTTTGCCCCACAATTCGATGTAATCGTTCATAACGAAGACTACGACCAGGCGAAAGAGGAAGTGTTGAGATTGGTTACTGATTTTATTGATAATGGATAA
- a CDS encoding YicC/YloC family endoribonuclease: MTHSMTGYGKAVAELPNKKITVEIKSLNSKQFDLFTRLPSTYREKEIALRNSLARCLVRGKVDLSMNVEVIAKDVTSKIDHNVLSQYHREISGLSSELNIPQPQEWFSVLLRLPDVMKQEQEELSDEEWNLIEQAVNSAVDDTIAFRRQEGEMLAQVLTTKINNIRSLLEAVEPFEEERIEKVKCRIREGLNSLEGIDYDKNRFEQEMIYYIEKLDVNEEKSRLAHHLDYFLTTLQEKEPQGKKLGFIAQEIGREINTLGSKSNQSGMQRIVVQMKDELEQMKEQILNVL, from the coding sequence ATGACGCATTCAATGACGGGATACGGTAAAGCCGTGGCAGAACTCCCGAATAAAAAAATAACAGTTGAGATAAAATCATTAAACAGTAAGCAATTTGATTTGTTTACACGCCTTCCCTCAACTTATCGCGAAAAAGAAATTGCTTTACGAAATTCATTAGCCCGCTGCCTGGTACGAGGTAAAGTGGATCTCTCCATGAATGTGGAGGTGATTGCCAAAGATGTGACATCGAAGATCGATCACAACGTGTTAAGCCAATATCACCGGGAGATCAGTGGATTGTCTTCCGAATTGAATATTCCCCAACCCCAGGAATGGTTCTCTGTTCTGTTACGTCTTCCGGATGTGATGAAGCAGGAACAGGAAGAGTTAAGTGATGAGGAATGGAATCTCATTGAACAGGCTGTCAATAGTGCAGTAGACGATACCATCGCTTTCCGGAGACAAGAAGGGGAGATGCTGGCACAGGTATTGACAACGAAGATCAACAATATCCGTTCCCTATTGGAAGCTGTGGAGCCTTTTGAAGAAGAAAGGATTGAAAAGGTCAAATGCCGTATCCGTGAAGGATTGAACAGCCTGGAAGGAATCGACTACGATAAAAACCGGTTCGAGCAGGAGATGATCTACTATATTGAGAAACTGGATGTGAATGAAGAAAAAAGCCGACTGGCACATCATCTCGATTATTTCCTCACCACCCTGCAAGAAAAAGAGCCACAGGGAAAAAAACTCGGATTCATCGCGCAGGAGATTGGCCGTGAGATCAATACCCTCGGGTCAAAATCCAACCAATCGGGTATGCAACGGATCGTGGTGCAGATGAAAGATGAACTGGAACAGATGAAAGAGCAAATTTTAAATGTTCTATAA
- a CDS encoding CDP-alcohol phosphatidyltransferase family protein, with the protein MKNNRREMVKSLKLIAKDRERTNILREWEQKSIAYLVQKVPSWISSDGLTAIGFFGNIMVASSFVMGAFINRYLLLVSLLGFVINWIGDSLDGRLAYYRNKPRKWYGFSLDVTVDWIGTFIIGLGYTIYAPGLWKYVGFLFVVLYGWEMITAQLRYKIGGQYSIDSGIFGPTEVRLLLGTIITVEVFVPGSIQYLASIACLVLLISNLIEASKLLKLADERDKTDRQMKEEEYKKKRTENA; encoded by the coding sequence ATGAAGAATAACAGACGAGAAATGGTAAAGTCTCTCAAACTGATCGCTAAAGATCGTGAGAGAACAAATATACTTCGTGAGTGGGAACAAAAATCCATTGCCTATCTGGTACAGAAAGTCCCTTCATGGATCTCATCCGACGGGCTTACCGCTATCGGATTTTTTGGGAACATAATGGTTGCCTCCAGTTTTGTGATGGGAGCTTTTATAAACCGTTATTTGCTGTTAGTTTCCCTTCTCGGTTTCGTAATCAACTGGATAGGAGACTCACTTGACGGTCGCTTAGCCTATTATCGCAATAAACCCCGCAAGTGGTATGGCTTCTCTCTTGACGTAACTGTAGACTGGATCGGCACCTTCATTATCGGGCTTGGTTATACCATCTATGCTCCGGGATTGTGGAAATATGTAGGTTTCTTGTTCGTCGTTCTCTATGGATGGGAGATGATTACCGCCCAGTTGCGTTATAAGATCGGAGGCCAATATTCCATTGACTCAGGTATCTTTGGCCCTACAGAAGTACGGTTATTATTAGGAACCATTATCACCGTGGAGGTATTTGTCCCGGGCTCCATTCAATATCTCGCCTCGATCGCTTGCCTTGTGCTTTTGATATCCAACTTAATAGAAGCATCCAAGCTCCTCAAACTGGCCGACGAACGCGACAAAACCGATCGGCAAATGAAAGAGGAGGAATATAAAAAGAAACGGACTGAAAATGCTTAA
- the rprY gene encoding response regulator transcription factor RprY, which produces MEEKLKIFLCEDDENLGMLLREYLQAKGFDTDLFPDGEAGFKGFVKTKYDLCIVDVMMPKKDGITLVKEIRTINTEIPVIFLTAKNMKEDVLEGFKAGADDYITKPFSMEELVLRIEAIIRRVKGKKSKEQQVYNFGTMSFDTQKQILTIGDTQTKLTTKESELLSLLCAHANDILERNHALKQIWEEDTYFNARSMDVYITKLRKLLKPEPNIEIINIHGKGYKLIVPTDENENVEQ; this is translated from the coding sequence ATGGAAGAGAAGTTAAAAATTTTTTTATGCGAAGATGATGAGAATCTTGGTATGTTGCTCAGAGAATACCTCCAGGCAAAAGGGTTTGACACCGATCTGTTTCCCGACGGGGAAGCTGGTTTCAAAGGATTTGTGAAGACAAAATATGATCTTTGCATTGTGGATGTGATGATGCCCAAAAAAGACGGAATTACGCTTGTAAAAGAAATAAGGACCATCAATACGGAAATCCCGGTAATCTTTCTGACTGCAAAGAACATGAAGGAAGATGTGTTGGAAGGTTTCAAGGCCGGCGCTGACGATTACATCACCAAACCGTTTAGTATGGAAGAGTTGGTACTTCGTATCGAAGCTATCATCCGTCGTGTGAAAGGCAAGAAAAGCAAAGAACAACAGGTTTACAACTTTGGTACAATGTCTTTCGACACTCAGAAGCAAATTCTCACTATTGGTGACACCCAGACAAAACTGACCACCAAAGAGTCTGAATTGCTTTCGCTCCTCTGTGCACACGCCAATGATATTCTTGAAAGAAACCATGCCCTGAAACAGATATGGGAAGAGGATACCTATTTCAATGCACGCAGCATGGATGTGTATATCACCAAATTGCGTAAATTGCTGAAACCTGAGCCCAATATTGAAATTATCAATATTCATGGAAAGGGTTACAAGTTGATTGTTCCTACCGATGAAAATGAAAACGTAGAACAATAG
- a CDS encoding sensor histidine kinase, giving the protein MKKSTIWLLAIVMFTAFLVLLFLQVRYMKTSLDIRTQQFDEQVNRSLYSVMKELEKDQTLRYLEEDMIASENRYSQYNRPQISQSITSESSSTTIMHPDGSETRIELSRTQQSLQPQQQRESVFLSPNRGSSTISRTQYDMQQSLHKRYAYEKALMDEVILEIMSRASDEPIEKRVDFHNVEKYIRSQLAYNGLNVPFSFQIVDFNNKVVYSSSGFSTKQKNAIYTQILFPKDPPAKLNRLRVYFPTRSNYVYGELSFFIPSLIFTIILLITFIFTVVSLFRQKRLSEMKNDFINNMTHELKTPVSTISLASQMLKDESILKSPEVFKHVTGVIHDETKRLSFQVEKVLQMSLFDKQKATLKMKEIDANDLVVSVANTHVLKVEKLDGTLDIDLQAEESTIKVDEMHFTNVIFNILDNALKYRKKDVPPELMIRTRNEGNKIIISIEDNGIGMKKEDAKKVFDRFYRVPTGNRHDVKGFGLGLAYVKKIVTDMNGTIRADSELGKGTKFIISLPVITQK; this is encoded by the coding sequence ATGAAAAAATCGACTATCTGGTTGCTTGCTATTGTGATGTTCACGGCGTTTTTGGTATTGCTGTTCCTGCAAGTAAGATATATGAAAACCAGTCTGGATATCCGTACCCAGCAGTTCGACGAGCAGGTCAACAGAAGCCTGTATAGCGTGATGAAAGAGCTCGAAAAGGATCAGACACTGAGATATCTGGAGGAGGACATGATCGCATCGGAAAACAGGTATTCACAATACAACCGGCCGCAAATTTCACAAAGCATCACAAGTGAAAGTAGTAGTACAACAATTATGCACCCCGACGGAAGTGAAACAAGAATCGAACTGAGCAGGACGCAACAGTCACTACAGCCCCAACAGCAACGGGAGAGTGTGTTTTTATCGCCCAACAGGGGTTCCAGCACCATCTCCAGGACCCAGTACGACATGCAGCAATCGCTTCATAAACGCTACGCGTACGAAAAAGCGCTGATGGATGAAGTTATTCTGGAGATAATGAGTCGTGCAAGCGACGAACCGATTGAAAAAAGGGTAGATTTCCACAACGTTGAAAAGTACATCCGGTCTCAGTTGGCATACAACGGGTTGAATGTTCCGTTCAGTTTTCAGATTGTAGATTTCAACAATAAAGTGGTCTATTCCTCATCTGGGTTTTCCACCAAGCAAAAAAACGCTATCTACACACAGATTCTGTTTCCGAAAGATCCACCGGCAAAATTAAACAGGCTCAGGGTCTATTTTCCGACGAGAAGTAATTATGTGTATGGTGAACTTTCTTTCTTTATCCCGTCGCTTATATTTACGATTATCCTGCTGATAACGTTTATATTCACGGTGGTATCACTCTTCAGGCAAAAGCGTTTGTCTGAAATGAAGAACGATTTTATTAATAATATGACGCATGAGCTGAAAACGCCCGTCTCGACCATCTCATTGGCATCCCAGATGCTGAAAGATGAATCAATACTGAAATCACCCGAAGTGTTCAAACATGTCACCGGTGTAATTCACGATGAGACCAAAAGATTGAGTTTTCAGGTAGAAAAAGTGTTACAGATGTCGCTTTTCGACAAACAGAAAGCCACACTGAAAATGAAAGAGATCGATGCAAACGATCTGGTAGTGAGTGTGGCCAATACGCATGTGTTGAAGGTTGAGAAACTGGATGGAACCCTCGACATTGATCTTCAGGCGGAAGAATCTACCATTAAAGTAGATGAGATGCATTTCACCAATGTGATTTTCAATATTCTTGACAATGCACTCAAATACAGAAAGAAAGATGTACCACCGGAATTAATGATCCGGACCAGGAACGAGGGGAACAAGATCATTATCAGTATTGAGGATAATGGGATCGGAATGAAGAAAGAGGATGCGAAGAAAGTATTTGACCGATTTTACCGTGTGCCTACCGGCAATCGTCACGATGTGAAAGGATTTGGCTTGGGACTGGCATACGTAAAAAAAATCGTGACTGACATGAATGGCACTATCCGTGCCGATAGTGAATTAGGAAAAGGAACAAAATTTATAATAAGTTTACCCGTAATAACACAAAAATGA